A region of the Festucalex cinctus isolate MCC-2025b chromosome 8, RoL_Fcin_1.0, whole genome shotgun sequence genome:
tttatttcaaatccaaatTACTAATCATTTGTGTTTTCGTTGAAAGACAGGAGCTAGAGAAGCTGCATGCCGAGCAGGAGGAGCTTCAACGTAAAATTGGCGCTTGTAAGAGCTTGTCCCgtcaaaagaaagacaaaaagcTTGTAGAGAGCCTTCAGGTTCTGCTGGAGCAGAGAGATCGCCTGGAGGAGGATCTGGAGAAGGAAACACAACATCAACGAGAGCTGCAACAAGAGGTGAATGATCTGTAGTTTGGGCATCACCTTCAATGGGACATATAAGGGAAAATTGTTCTTGTAATTGCTTGAAAACAAATTATTGGGTTTCTGAGTACTTACTCACCTGTCAAGAGTGATTATACAATCACGTCAAATGTTTGCGAGCTGCCTATGTAAGCACAATTTAGATGATTATGGCGTAGCTGTGCAgcaaatttacaaaaaatttCAACGCGCCCTcaaacatacacgcacacacattgagtttttCTGCCTACAAAGCTAGACTGGACAAAGATCCAGAGTCATTTTCAAATAATGGATGGTCTATTTTACACCTAAGTACTATTTTatattgtggtttaaaaaatgtgtcaatTGTCTCCTTTATGTGAGCTTGTATGTTATGTTTGGTTTTGGGTGTCATGTGGGCAGATCTCAAACATGGAGCTGAAGCTGAAAGAGCTGAGGAAAGGGAATGCCAGCACAAGTGACACCCAGAGGTCTGCCCACAGGCGGAATCAGGAGGCTATACTCACACTGGAGAACAAACTACAAGGAGTGAATATCAAAGCTTTGTAGCTTAATCAAATATTACTCGTAGCATAAAAAGTACTGACCCAGACGTGTCTCCCCAGGCCTTAACCCGATTCAATGAGCAGCTGACCAAGAATAGCCACCTCCGGGAGGAGCTGCAGACCCTTCATATTGAGCGCGTTCGTTTCCAGCGACTACATGACAGGCTGGTCCAGGTGAGTATCTCAGCACATTTCCTAGGCATCCTAGCAACACGAGTGTTAAATAAAACACCATATTCGCCGGCTCTTCTTTGTGATTGGTTGCTTGCTGTAGGAGCTCCAAGATGTCAGAAAGAAGATTAGTGAAGCAATCAGTTTGTCGACTGCAGCCCATGATGCAAGGTACAAAGTTTTTACTATTTTTGATAGATAAAGTATGTCTAGGCCAtgcaaaaatctgaaaaataaaacaaaaataaagttgacaCCTACTGAACCCTGATTTGTAACTACCCACAACAAACGTGCATGGTTTGACAATCATAGACATATTTTTGAGAATTTAGGGTGGAGGCTCAGTCCAAGTTGGCGACGATGCGAGAGAAAGCGGAGAAGGACCTTGCCCAGTATAACACAGAGATGAGAGAGCTGGAGAGGGTTATTTCACACGAATGCGGCCTCAAAGACTTTATTACTATCAAATACAACGAGAAGATGGGCCAGGACGAGACAAAGCCTGGTTAGAGAcatacacatttggaacattgcTGTGTTATGATTTGTTTGCCTATCTCTCCCTCATTGTGTCTTCTAatataaaatgttgtttttttttgtttttttcatcaaccAATGTCAGACTTGAAAGAGCAGGGGACTAAAGACTCGAGTGAGGAGTTGCCAGATGACTTGGAGACGTTTTTCCAAAGGATTCAGTCTGTGACAGGAGAGGCCGACCCAGAATTGCTAGTCAGCAATTTCATCCAGGGTATGTCCGACTACAACATTTAGAGCTAAATGGAATCATGTACGTAGACCTCTCGAGGGCAACCGTATTTGGTAACTTTGAGTCGACATGATTGGATGCTACGGCTCACTAAAAAAGGGGGTAGTGGAAACTTCAGTTCTTCCAATCTGGCAACGCAGATAGGGTATGATAACAACGGAACAAGTTATGATTAAATATAAGGAAAACTAAAtataagaaagaaaataataatttatttattttatgttttaaaatagTTGCATTTATTAATtctaatattgtattttttcaatattttgaaatcattactctttttttattttgtaattaataCAATGATTTTCAGGggctatttaaaattttaaaagaaatatttaacattcaaatttttttaattattgcaatttttttgttacaattttgaatttaatttatttaaatagatTGTTCAAATATTGAAAACATCACTTAAACAGAATTAATAGTCATGTTGTGGTTTAAGGTTTAATAttaaatagattttattttaaattaaatattgcaaaaaatattatgatttttaaacattactCAAGTTCATTTTAGGTTTTGTAGTGTATTACATTTCCTgggattctttttttctctctctctctctctctctctctctctctctctctctctctctctctctctctctctctctctctctctctcattgttTGCAGTAGTATAGAAATTTACTGCATTATACCGACAGCTGTTTGTACTATTTTGGTTatatttaaaatgttgataCAGCTTGTGTAGTGGATTTTGCCAAATTACAGAGTAAAGTGTAAAGCGACTTCTGTGTACTGTCTCACTCTCATTGGTGTTTGTTTTGCTGTTTCTCTGTGCAGCTGAAGACCGTAACTTTGCGCTTTTCAATTTTGTGAATGAGCAGAACAACGAAGCCGAGGTCCTTCGGGATCAAATCAGACAGGTGAGTTTATCTTCAAACATGACCACACCCTAACCACACTACGTGTGTTTCTCCATATAACCCAATGTGTGGATAATATACTGTAGATCCGGGAACAGATGGAGCACTTTAAAGTGAGAGGTTTGCGACAGGAGGAGGACCATCGCACTTCGCTGAGAGATGTGGATGCACAGCAGAAGGACGCCGAGTCGCAAACTGAGGATTTTGAAAATCGTGCCGCCATCTTAAGCCAAGTCCTAGAGGAGGTTAAAACAGGTCCGGCGTGCACTTGATCATCATCACACATATGCATCGAGCAATGCCTTTCAATGTGAACCTGCACGTACTGTACCTAATAGCATGGCTAGTGAGTATTCACATACATAATACAGAATGGAAAGGAGTCTTGTtcttagggatgtaatgatatccaaacatgacaatacgatattatcacgatatgaaggtcacgatacgataattatcacgatattgtggggaggttggcggtacaaaaaaggtcacaatattgtaaaaaaacaatgtgctcatactaaaaataaataaataaataaatattgtgcttatgtacattacagtaatgacaaatataaatattaaatataaaaaatagatatcgaggcacttgctaatgcacgagCATGTACATGTTCACAAGCACATTACGTTCTCCTTCATCTGAACACAGAAGGGcctaaacatgccttgtgaaaattaaactgcactaaaaaaagaaaaaagaaacaagccaccagagggtgctagacctgtacaaatagaaatcaacctgactttttttttttttttttttacagatgtgctgcttttaatgacgacgacgatatattcttgcagttttaatatcgcgatatcacaatattgccgtttgttacatccctacttgttCTACTCTCACAGGAGTGAGCAGTATCATCTCTAAAATGGAATGTGACATGGAGGACTCCATCAGTGACAACAATATTTTGCCCTACTTGGGTATGGTGGAGCAGAAGACCAACCAGCTCCTCACCGTACAGGCTTTTCTTGATAACAAGGTAACTAATGTGTGAAATTGTGAACTGTGAAATTAATTTGTGTGAAGAAACCATAATTTATCATTATTTTGAACAGCCCAGTGGCCGTGACTTGTATGtgcaagttttttgttttttttgggtttttttgtgtgtctgtgtgtctgtgtgtgttaaTAAACCTTTGGGAAGTTACAAGCCCTAGaaactctgcctagcaacaattgACAGCACCAAATTATTGTATAGAAAAGGGAAAATGACAATTCTGTACAAacatagcttcttttttttaaataaatctaagtaaaatatatagataaaatctgttattgttattatcatccaaccattttctataCACTACAGCATATCAGTTTCAGGGTCACAGGAAGGGCAAAAGGCAGACTATACTGTGGACTGATCAGCAGTCAATCACACATCAGAGACAGATAATAACTTGactcacattcacactgtcACTCAGAAATTTAGCAATATATGGCCTAGAAGTAGTAATTTATATTTtaagaattagaaaaaaaaattgagttccctgtgaaataaaacattacCATTGGAtggagagttaaaaaaaaaaatgtaattcgacAGTAAGAGAAAGTACtttttcttattcttattctcttTTTCCTATTATCTAAGTGTTTTACACTCCACCCTTTTTCACCAAAACAAATTCCACTGTGTGTACTTGCTAAGTATAACTATAGTTTGCTTCACAATTACAGGAAATTGGCAAGGACTACAACCCATCTAATCTGCCCAAATTTCTTTTTGGCCAAAACCCAGAGAGGCTTCAGGAGAATATTACCATTCAATCTGCACTCCAGAGGTTTCagctttttgcttttttttgttgttgttgttgttgacatttTGTGCATGTACAGTTACAGTTATGACTGTTACAGGCTTTGTGCTGACGGGCGTTTTCTCTGACCTCCTTAGTGTGGACTATGACGCGGACAGCTTGCTTGTCGCAGATGAGGAAGAGCGGCCTCTGTCTCAGGGGGAACTCCGCAGAAGAATATTGGAAGGGGTGAGTCAGaaaagaaattatatatatatatatatatagtctatGTTACTTAGTAACCGTTTATGTTGTGTCTGATGGTCTTCATTTTCCTTACAGGTTATGCAAAGAGAGAATTCAGGCTTGAAGTTGTCAACAAAAAGCTTCAAAATGAGCCCACGTGAGGAAACAGTGATGGCGCAGAGCTGAGTGGTAGATCCATATAAATATAACATAGAAATTGAGCAGGTCATTTCAAATGTAGCCTGTATAcatacactactcacaaaaaaagaATGCTTGTTGTGAATTTTGCCTGCCTTAAAGTCCTGAAACATTGAACACTATTCAAAAGTATAGAGTAGGTCAAATGTAGCTAATCTGTATAGGTTATAGTGCATTTtagcttcatcctgaaatttcaccagATAGCCACCAGTACCCCTAATCTTTTTTGTAAGTAGtgaattaattcaaaatataattttctcacatttttttatGACGAGGTTTTTGGTAAAGGTCCATTCTAATCactcatgcatttttttattttattttttgcatctaATTAGCTTTGGAGCTCTTAAAGAGGCACTACAGTAACCAGCTGTGCTTTTTATGTGTTAACGGCCATCTGGTTTTGGAACACACTGTGAAAGTGCGCTGTGGCGCTGCGTGATACTGGCTGCTATGCCCTAACACAAAGGTTGGGGGCAGCAAAAAGCTTTTGTCATTCTAATTGGCATGCCGAGATTTGGTTTTTGGTGTTCTCAACATGGTGTGAAGATTTTGCAACCTCCAAGGCTTTTGAAGTTCTTTTAGCTTTGGCTTATTTACTCACTATATGTCCCTTTAATCAAACTTAGAATAAAggaaatgtacaaagtatacatTTCCACCCCTCCGGGTGATCAGTCTGTGGAAAGCAGGTGCAGCATAGCAGTGAGGTGCGCTTGATTTGCTTGACTTAATAGCTATAAACAAAGAATCTCCACTATGACCTTTGATTTTGACCACTTTGCTTTTGGTACATAAACATACTAATATTACTCTGTATGTAAATCTCTATTTTTAActcaaagatgtttttttcttcaagctgCTGCACCTTCCCTCAAGTCCTATTGGGGAGTGTgttgcaatttgaaaaatgtggagATAATGTGGTAATAAAAGCCaagtttgttagtttaaaaTGTGGGATCAAAATTGagctttcaattatttttgtgtCACTTTTCCATTTGATGCTGAATTTTGACAAACTGTTTCACACAATTACTATcgtaaacattttcaaaaattaatATTGATCTTTCGTTTTCTATACCGCTCCTGTTCACAGTTGCGGGGGGCTAAATTCTATCCCATCACATGGCATGCAGACAGACAATCGTTCACATGTCACAgatggacatttttatttttattttttaatcaatctaatagcatttttggaatgtgggagaaaaatCATGGAATTAAGATTCAAACACCAAACtttagaactgtgaggcagacctgCTAATAATTATTTCATCATGTTGACCTAAGGTAGCTGTTAAATGTACCAAAAACAACCATTAATAAAGACATTTATAGTGCAAAGACTACAGTACCTTGAAATATGACTTTAATTCATTCAGAACTTAAAACACTTGAATTTCAAATTATCTTCCCCCTTTAAAATGGATAGAAATAACACTGATGCATTCTgtcctccccccaaaaataatcaattataGCATTCTATTCATTAGCCCAtcaatggcattttgcattCCTTGTTAGCATGAAGCCAAAGGGACTTGACTAAGGCTAAGCTATGTGGTCGTTTTAAATACTCAagacataattcttattttgtttCGTGCTTAGTTAAAACCTCCACtgggatttgaaaaaaaacgacttgaaGCAACTTTTTTGGAGAACTTATGTAGCCCCGGTTTAGCGCCATGCCTGGGTAAAAATTATTGAAAATAGACAACTCAGTGGCACACATTATCCATAAGATTGCTTAAGGGTTAAACAAAagctacacttaaaaaaaataataataataaatccaatGTACGTGGTAGAATCACTGAAATGCTGTCCTCGAATACTTCAAGAGTACGCGCAAATGGGTCAATCTGATGTAATCGACTGGAACTCGTGTTGctttaagatttattttttttgatgatgatgtGTAACTATTCCAACTAGCATTGGTGACTGGTCGAGCGATGgcttgttgggtttgtttaagATAAACCCACGCGCAGCCTCTGCCTAAACAGATTACAGTAGATGAAAGGGGGGCGCCGTGGAAACAGTGAGCAGGGAAACGTGCTGGAGGAAAGGCTGCCGTCTTTGAAATTCTACTCTCGCCGCCAACCCCTCCTCCGCCTCGTCCTCCCTGCACACGGCCCTACATCTCCATAGAAACCCTCCCTTCTTCATCGCAACACAAGCCTCGTTTCCTGCTCCTGACAAAGAGCCCTCAATGCCCGCCTCGTCCCACCTCCTCCTGCAGGCTCCACCTATAGCGAGAGTTGTGAAATCTCCACCCCCACCCCTAGCACTCCTGTCCACAGTCACACTTTTATCCTCTCCTGCTCTGCAACTTCCAATTTCCACACCTTGATTGGCTTGATTGTCTGGATTTGTCACTTTTCTTCGGTGGAGATGCTTGACATTGAAGTCACCTTCTGACTGCCCTTGCATGACCTCTATGCATCTTTCAACAGTGTGTTGTTCTTGGGGAGGGAAAATACACTTACAATCTAgactgaatggaaaaaaaaaaaaacttcctggTCGGTCTCCCTTGCTGCCGTCCTCCTGTTTGTTTATTTGGGAATGTTGCCAGGTAGTTTCCTCAGCCTGCACCCAGAGCCATTCCCTCCCCTTGACGTATGCATAACCCCCCTTCGCCGCCCCTCGCTactgccaccgccgccaccaacACTCCCACCCTCCCCTCTCACCCACATCTCAGGGATGTTGCTAGGCAACCACGCGCCATGAGCGCATTTCCCAGCCAATCAGATGGCCGGAAACATTTTCAAACGCCACCCCCCCCAAATCATCAAGTCAATCTTTATCTATGCAAATATCGTGTTCTGCAtctcttatttttttctctaaattATTCTTCAACATGTGGCAAATGTTG
Encoded here:
- the odad1 gene encoding coiled-coil domain-containing protein 114 — protein: MSRGRTSRSAHSNSSDVDADGTELEKAKLLRQYRIMDADQQAYTIQAQQQMRKQQQELEKLHAEQEELQRKIGACKSLSRQKKDKKLVESLQVLLEQRDRLEEDLEKETQHQRELQQEISNMELKLKELRKGNASTSDTQRSAHRRNQEAILTLENKLQGALTRFNEQLTKNSHLREELQTLHIERVRFQRLHDRLVQELQDVRKKISEAISLSTAAHDARVEAQSKLATMREKAEKDLAQYNTEMRELERVISHECGLKDFITIKYNEKMGQDETKPDLKEQGTKDSSEELPDDLETFFQRIQSVTGEADPELLVSNFIQAEDRNFALFNFVNEQNNEAEVLRDQIRQIREQMEHFKVRGLRQEEDHRTSLRDVDAQQKDAESQTEDFENRAAILSQVLEEVKTGVSSIISKMECDMEDSISDNNILPYLGMVEQKTNQLLTVQAFLDNKEIGKDYNPSNLPKFLFGQNPERLQENITIQSALQSVDYDADSLLVADEEERPLSQGELRRRILEGVMQRENSGLKLSTKSFKMSPREETVMAQS